A section of the Rhizomicrobium sp. genome encodes:
- a CDS encoding winged helix-turn-helix domain-containing protein — MLLQSGKSLRISSRALDILILLTRRAGEVVPKDEIIAHTWPSVFVEESNLRVHMVTLRKVLNEGKDAIRYIANVPGRGYSFVAPLAHIEVEDEPVEHAEGPPAASDNIVGRAEFIESVVRQLPKRRLVTIVGPGGIGKTTVARALAGRLGGAYGDGAGFVDLSSLDKPEFVANAVASTLSYPVADYSTASLVRVLKDRHLLLVLDNCEHLIDAAAQIVVAIMRGAPRVHILATSREPLRVDGEWLRRLPGLETAPLSETMTASQALAYPAVQLFVERATQTMDSFEFTDADAPSVATICKRLDGIPLAIELAAATIESLGVRGLAAQLDNLFDVLTRGHRGAFPRHRTLRAAIDWSYGLLTPREATILNRLSVFRWRFTLEAAQSVVADDEIRRANVVAGLAELTSKSLVAADISQSVVQYRLLEVTRAYAAEKLKETDSAADVQRRHAQSLRKLLEAAERAWTGENGIVWIAEYGKWADDVSAALEWCYAPSGDGNLGADLTIASVPLWLRLSRMRECRELLERALARATEAGPVDPRREMGLRAGLGAALMYTGSDSARPSFVRTLELAQSLDDRDYRLLGHWGITINSYYGDDQRAAHEHAEAFSDLALQGPNSAEHRAAHRLMSAAHFMAGDLALARFHSDESLKRRPVSTEGVGATRFQLDQTMSAYFARARLLWVQGYPEQAIEAALRSVKSAERSGHALTLCFALADGLAQLALLTRNASLFEQTLDRFYTELAPYVAHYPRHLREGLESALAFDRNDRESAPGFVLTATPDAIGGTLRRFPGVVGRVAETMARAGRIADGLKIIDDGLLKGEASWCIPELLRAKGALVLLREPDAASVAEDIWRDSLAQARHRGAASWELRTATSVAQFWSARKRKAEAQDLLAPVYAKFTEGFDTGDLRAAKAVLDTL; from the coding sequence TTGCTGCTGCAATCCGGCAAGTCGCTCCGGATCAGCAGCCGCGCGCTCGACATCCTGATCCTCCTGACCAGACGCGCCGGCGAAGTCGTTCCCAAGGACGAGATCATCGCCCACACCTGGCCGAGCGTATTCGTCGAGGAGTCCAACCTTCGCGTGCACATGGTCACGCTGCGCAAGGTCCTGAACGAGGGCAAGGACGCCATACGCTACATCGCCAACGTGCCCGGCCGAGGCTACAGCTTCGTGGCGCCGCTGGCGCATATCGAGGTGGAAGACGAACCGGTCGAGCACGCCGAGGGTCCGCCCGCTGCGTCCGACAACATTGTCGGTCGCGCGGAATTCATCGAGTCCGTCGTGCGCCAGTTGCCGAAGCGCCGGCTGGTGACCATCGTCGGACCGGGCGGAATCGGAAAGACCACCGTTGCCCGCGCCCTGGCCGGCCGGCTCGGCGGCGCTTACGGCGACGGCGCCGGCTTCGTCGATCTCTCCTCGCTCGATAAACCGGAATTCGTCGCGAACGCCGTCGCGTCGACCCTATCCTATCCCGTTGCGGACTACTCGACCGCGAGCCTCGTGCGCGTCCTGAAGGACCGCCACCTTCTGCTGGTGCTCGACAATTGCGAGCATCTCATCGATGCGGCCGCCCAGATCGTGGTCGCCATCATGAGAGGCGCACCGCGCGTGCATATCCTGGCGACCAGCCGCGAGCCGCTTCGGGTCGACGGCGAATGGCTCCGCCGCCTGCCGGGCCTGGAGACGGCGCCGCTCTCGGAGACGATGACGGCGTCCCAGGCCCTCGCCTATCCGGCCGTTCAGCTCTTCGTCGAGCGCGCGACCCAGACGATGGATTCCTTCGAATTCACCGATGCGGACGCGCCCTCCGTCGCGACCATATGCAAACGGCTGGACGGCATACCCCTTGCCATCGAGCTTGCGGCCGCGACGATCGAATCGCTCGGCGTGCGCGGTCTCGCCGCCCAGCTCGACAATCTTTTCGACGTGCTGACGCGGGGCCATCGCGGGGCTTTTCCCCGCCACCGCACCCTGCGAGCGGCGATCGACTGGAGCTACGGGCTTCTCACACCGCGCGAGGCCACGATCCTCAACCGCCTGTCCGTCTTCCGCTGGCGTTTCACGCTCGAGGCCGCGCAGTCCGTCGTCGCCGACGACGAGATCCGGCGCGCCAATGTCGTCGCCGGCCTGGCGGAGCTGACCTCCAAATCGCTGGTTGCGGCGGATATCAGCCAGAGCGTCGTGCAATACCGTCTGCTCGAGGTCACGCGTGCCTACGCGGCGGAAAAGCTGAAGGAGACGGACAGCGCCGCCGACGTGCAAAGGCGCCATGCGCAGTCCCTGCGCAAGCTCCTGGAAGCGGCCGAACGGGCGTGGACGGGCGAGAACGGGATCGTCTGGATCGCGGAATACGGCAAATGGGCCGACGACGTGAGTGCCGCCCTCGAATGGTGCTACGCGCCGTCGGGCGATGGCAATCTGGGCGCGGACCTCACCATCGCCTCCGTGCCGCTGTGGCTTCGCCTTTCGCGGATGCGCGAATGCCGCGAGCTTCTCGAGCGGGCGCTTGCGCGCGCGACGGAGGCCGGGCCGGTCGATCCGCGCCGGGAGATGGGCCTGCGTGCCGGCCTCGGCGCCGCGCTCATGTATACTGGCAGCGACAGCGCAAGGCCTTCCTTTGTCCGGACGCTGGAATTGGCACAGTCGCTGGACGACAGGGACTATCGCCTCCTCGGCCACTGGGGAATCACGATCAACAGCTATTATGGCGACGACCAACGCGCGGCGCATGAGCACGCCGAGGCCTTTTCGGATCTCGCGCTGCAGGGCCCAAACTCCGCCGAACACAGAGCGGCGCACCGGCTGATGTCGGCGGCGCATTTCATGGCCGGAGATCTGGCGCTGGCACGCTTTCACTCCGACGAGTCATTGAAGCGGCGCCCGGTCTCCACCGAGGGCGTCGGCGCGACGCGATTCCAGCTCGACCAGACCATGTCGGCGTATTTTGCCCGCGCGCGCCTGCTCTGGGTGCAAGGCTATCCCGAGCAGGCCATCGAGGCCGCACTGCGCAGCGTGAAATCGGCGGAACGGTCCGGACACGCGCTGACGCTTTGCTTTGCCCTCGCCGACGGGCTCGCGCAATTGGCCCTGCTGACGCGAAACGCCTCGCTCTTCGAACAGACGCTCGACCGCTTCTATACCGAGCTGGCCCCTTACGTCGCCCACTATCCGCGCCATCTGCGCGAGGGCCTGGAATCGGCGCTGGCCTTCGACCGCAACGACCGGGAGAGTGCGCCGGGCTTCGTGCTGACCGCCACGCCCGACGCGATCGGCGGAACCCTGCGGCGCTTCCCGGGGGTCGTGGGGCGCGTCGCGGAAACGATGGCGCGCGCCGGCCGCATCGCCGACGGGCTCAAGATCATCGACGACGGACTCCTCAAAGGCGAGGCATCGTGGTGCATTCCGGAATTGCTTCGCGCGAAAGGCGCTCTTGTCCTGTTACGCGAGCCCGATGCGGCCTCGGTCGCGGAAGACATTTGGCGCGACTCGCTGGCGCAGGCGCGCCACAGGGGAGCCGCCTCGTGGGAGTTGCGCACCGCGACGAGCGTTGCCCAGTTCTGGAGCGCCCGCAAACGCAAGGCGGAAGCGCAGGATCTCCTTGCGCCGGTCTATGCGAAATTCACCGAAGGCTTCGATACGGGCGACCTCAGGGCCGCGAAAGCCGTGCTCGACACGCTGTAA
- the prfB gene encoding peptide chain release factor 2 (programmed frameshift), with product MRPEIERTVEDIQQAIALLRRHLDWDNALRRLDELNAKAEDSAIWNNPQAAQKMMRERQKLDASIGAVRALDNELADALGLMEMAEGENDAAMVADAEKTIQVLAARAEQQRLQSMLSGEADGNDTYLEIHAGAGGTESQDWASMLERMYTRWAEKHGYKVEYLEESEGEGAGIKSATLMIKGENAYGWLKSEAGVHRLVRISPFDSNARRHTSFSSVTVYPVIDQSIEIDIPEKDVRIDVYRASGAGGQHVNKTESAVRITHIPTGIAVACQTERSQHQNRANCWDMLRARLYEIELKKKQDETGAFIGEKSDIGWGHQIRSYVLQPYQLVKDLRTGVESRTPSDVLDGDIDPFMAAALAQAVGGKPKEKIEDLE from the exons ATGCGCCCCGAGATCGAACGCACCGTCGAAGACATCCAGCAGGCCATCGCCCTGCTGAGGAGGCATCTT GACTGGGATAACGCGCTGCGTCGCCTCGACGAACTGAACGCCAAGGCCGAAGATTCCGCCATCTGGAACAATCCCCAGGCCGCCCAGAAGATGATGCGCGAGCGTCAGAAGCTGGACGCGTCGATCGGCGCGGTGCGGGCGCTCGACAACGAGCTGGCCGACGCGCTCGGCCTCATGGAGATGGCGGAAGGCGAAAACGACGCCGCCATGGTCGCCGATGCCGAGAAGACCATCCAGGTCCTGGCCGCCCGCGCCGAGCAGCAGCGGCTGCAATCGATGCTCTCCGGCGAGGCGGACGGCAACGACACCTATCTTGAAATCCATGCCGGCGCCGGCGGAACGGAAAGCCAGGACTGGGCCTCGATGCTCGAGCGCATGTACACGCGCTGGGCGGAGAAGCACGGCTACAAGGTCGAATATTTGGAAGAGAGCGAAGGCGAGGGCGCCGGCATCAAATCGGCGACGCTGATGATCAAGGGCGAGAACGCCTATGGCTGGCTGAAGAGCGAGGCCGGCGTGCACCGGCTGGTGCGCATCTCGCCCTTCGATTCCAACGCGCGCCGCCACACCAGCTTTTCCTCGGTCACCGTCTATCCGGTGATCGACCAGTCGATCGAGATCGACATCCCGGAGAAGGACGTGCGCATCGACGTCTACCGCGCGAGCGGCGCCGGCGGCCAGCACGTCAACAAGACCGAAAGCGCGGTGCGCATCACGCATATCCCGACCGGTATCGCGGTGGCCTGCCAGACCGAGCGGTCGCAACACCAGAACCGCGCCAATTGCTGGGACATGCTGCGCGCCCGGCTCTACGAGATCGAGCTGAAGAAGAAGCAGGACGAGACCGGCGCCTTCATCGGCGAGAAATCCGATATCGGCTGGGGCCACCAGATCCGTTCTTACGTTCTGCAGCCCTATCAGCTCGTGAAGGACCTGCGCACCGGCGTCGAGAGCCGCACGCCCTCCGACGTCCTCGATGGCGACATCGATCCCTTCATGGCCGCCGCCCTGGCGCAGGCCGTCGGCGGCAAGCCGAAAGAGAAGATCGAGGACCTGGAATAG